A region of Salvelinus alpinus chromosome 6, SLU_Salpinus.1, whole genome shotgun sequence DNA encodes the following proteins:
- the LOC139578700 gene encoding G-protein-signaling modulator 2-like isoform X1 — translation MGESEYTIIRMEMSCLDLALKGERQCKVGDYHAGVSFFESAIQVGTDDLQILSAIYSQLGNAYFHLQEYSKALEYHCHDLTLTRTIGDELGEAKASGNLGNTLKVLGRFDEAVVCCQRHYDITRGMYDKVGQARALYNFGNVYYSKGKSICWTGAEPGEISEEAKFALVKATEYYELNLSIVKDLEDRAAQGRTYGNLGNAYYLLGNFQKTVGAHEQRLLIAKEFGDRAAERRAYCNLGNAYIFLGQFGVAAEHYKRTLQLARLLKDKAVEAQACYSLGNTYTLLHDYERAIDYHIKHLIIARELKDRVGEGRACWSLGNAHTALGNHQDAIHFAEKHLEISIETGDKNSEATARMNLSDLKLLLVLGQNPSSSLNTNSSSNFNSNSSVLTENLRKQNTLPGVKSEGRRNSMENLEVVGLSPEKTLENWDEGVFRPPNPKSSMAKASSKLFFINRLRGKKHKKHSSPTRDGVLQDASNKPTAPETDTQKSEAKVASTIEIGGSDTLGDEGFFDLLSRFQGSRMEDQRCSLLDDQSSLTDPFSLCTTPPVAMRKLTTSVCEANLEPEHFLDPLATSQGRRLDEQRGSVGSSFPGLRLCTSNHSLSPPTMISPLMTSADQPQADDVFFDMLVKCQGSRLNDQRCTAPPLPTRGSTVPDEDFLSLILRSQANRMDEQRVPLPPSSDAVPSQPCPD, via the exons ATGGGCGAATCCGAATACACAATTATAAG GATGGAGATGTCATGTCTGGACCTGGCCCTGAAGGGAGAGCGGCAGTGTAAGGTGGGGGATTACCACGCTGGGGTCTCCTTCTTCGAGTCGGCCATCCAGGTGGGCACAGACGACCTCCAGATCCTCAGCGCCATCTACAGCCAGCTGGGCAACGCCTACTTTCACCTGCAGGAGTACAGCAAGGCTCTGGAATACCACTGCCATGACCTCACCCTCACCAG AACCATTGGGGATGAACTTGGAGAAGCAAAAGCCAGTGGCAACCTTGGAAACACCCTGAAGGTTCTGGGACGGTTTGATGAAGCAGTGGTCTGTTGCCAAAGACACTATGACATTACCAGAGGGATGTACGATAAG gtTGGGCAGGCCAGAGCGCTGTATAATTTTGGCAACGTTTACTACTCCAAGGGGAAGAGTATCTGCTGGACTGGAGCGGAGCCAGGAGAAATCTCAGAGGAGGCCAAGTTTGCACTAGTCAAAGCCACAGAGTATTACGA ATTAAACCTGTCCATTGTGAAGGACTTGGAGGATCGGGCAGCACAGGGACGAACCTATGGTAACCTAGGTAACGCATACTATCTGCTCGGAAACTTCCAGAAAACTGTGGGGGCCCATGAACAG CGTCTCCTCATCGCTAAGGAGTTTGGGGACAGGGCGGCTGAGAGGAGGGCCTACTGTAACCTAGGGAACGCCTACATCTTCCTGGGCCAGTTTGGAGTGGCAGCTGAACATTACAA GAGGACTCTGCAGCTGGCCAGGCTGCTGAAGGACAAGGCTGTGGAGGCTCAGGCCTGTTACAGCCTGGGGAACACCTACACACTGCTGCACGACTACGAGAGAGCCATCGACTACCACATCAAACACCTCATCATCGCACGGGAGCTCAAGGACAG AGTCGGGGAGGGAAGAGCGTGTTGGAGTTTAGGAAATGCTCACACGGCCCTGGGGAATCATCAGGATGCCATTCACTTTGCTGAGAAACATCTGGAGATATCCATAGAG ACTGGAGACAAAAATAGCGAGGCAACAGCCAGGATGAACTTGTCAGACCTGAAGTTATTGCTGGTTCTGGGTCAGAACCCAAGCTCAAGCCTCAACACCAACAGCAGCTCCAACTTTAACAGCAACAGCTCTGTTCTGACTGAGAACCTCAGGAAGCAGAATACCTTACCAG GCGTTAAGTCAGAAGGAAGGAGGAACAGTATGGAGAACTTGGAGGTGGTAGGACTGAGTCCTGAAAAAACTTTGGAG AACTGGGACGAAGGCGTGTTCAGGCCTCCTAATCCTAAATCCAGCATGGCCAAGGCCTCCTCCAAGCTGTTCTTTATCAACCGGCTCAGAGGGAAGAAACACAAGAAGCACAGCTCTCCTACCAGAGACGGAGTTCTCCAGGACGCCAGCAACAAACCCACAGCCCCAGAGACGGACACACAGAAGTCAGAAGCCAAGGTAGCTTCAACCATAGAG ATTGGAGGTTCTGACACTCTGGGTGATGAAGGCTTCTTCGACCTCCTAAGTCGTTTCCAGGGCAGCAGAATGGAAGACCAAAGATGCTCCTTATTGGACGACCAGAGCAGTCTcaccgaccccttctctctctgtaccaCCCCGCCCGTAGCCATGAGGAAAT TAACTACTTCCGTGTGCGAGGCCAACCTGGAGCCTGAGCATTTCCTGGACCCGCTGGCCACCTCCCAGGGCCGTCGGCTGGACGAGCAGAGAGGCAGCGTGGGCAGCAGCTTCCCCGGTCTACGTCTGTGCACCTCCAATCATTCCCTCAGCCCCCCCACCATGATCAGTCCCCTGATGACCAGTGCTGACCAGCCTCAGGCTGATGACGTTTTCTTCGACATGCTAGTCAAGTGCCAG GGTTCTAGACTGAATGACCAGCGGTGTACAGCACCCCCTCTCCCCACTAGAGGTTCTACTGTCCCAGACGAGGACTTCTTAAGCCTCATCCTGCGATCCCAGGCCAACAGGATGGACGAGCAGCGGGTCCCACTACCTCCCAGCTCTGACGCTGTCCCTAGCCAGCCCTGCCCAGACTAA
- the LOC139578700 gene encoding G-protein-signaling modulator 2-like isoform X2 — MGESEYTIIRMEMSCLDLALKGERQCKVGDYHAGVSFFESAIQVGTDDLQILSAIYSQLGNAYFHLQEYSKALEYHCHDLTLTRTIGDELGEAKASGNLGNTLKVLGRFDEAVVCCQRHYDITRGMYDKVGQARALYNFGNVYYSKGKSICWTGAEPGEISEEAKFALVKATEYYELNLSIVKDLEDRAAQGRTYGNLGNAYYLLGNFQKTVGAHEQRLLIAKEFGDRAAERRAYCNLGNAYIFLGQFGVAAEHYKRTLQLARLLKDKAVEAQACYSLGNTYTLLHDYERAIDYHIKHLIIARELKDRVGEGRACWSLGNAHTALGNHQDAIHFAEKHLEISIETGDKNSEATARMNLSDLKLLLVLGQNPSSSLNTNSSSNFNSNSSVLTENLRKQNTLPGVKSEGRRNSMENLEVVGLSPEKTLENWDEGVFRPPNPKSSMAKASSKLFFINRLRGKKHKKHSSPTRDGVLQDASNKPTAPETDTQKSEAKIGGSDTLGDEGFFDLLSRFQGSRMEDQRCSLLDDQSSLTDPFSLCTTPPVAMRKLTTSVCEANLEPEHFLDPLATSQGRRLDEQRGSVGSSFPGLRLCTSNHSLSPPTMISPLMTSADQPQADDVFFDMLVKCQGSRLNDQRCTAPPLPTRGSTVPDEDFLSLILRSQANRMDEQRVPLPPSSDAVPSQPCPD, encoded by the exons ATGGGCGAATCCGAATACACAATTATAAG GATGGAGATGTCATGTCTGGACCTGGCCCTGAAGGGAGAGCGGCAGTGTAAGGTGGGGGATTACCACGCTGGGGTCTCCTTCTTCGAGTCGGCCATCCAGGTGGGCACAGACGACCTCCAGATCCTCAGCGCCATCTACAGCCAGCTGGGCAACGCCTACTTTCACCTGCAGGAGTACAGCAAGGCTCTGGAATACCACTGCCATGACCTCACCCTCACCAG AACCATTGGGGATGAACTTGGAGAAGCAAAAGCCAGTGGCAACCTTGGAAACACCCTGAAGGTTCTGGGACGGTTTGATGAAGCAGTGGTCTGTTGCCAAAGACACTATGACATTACCAGAGGGATGTACGATAAG gtTGGGCAGGCCAGAGCGCTGTATAATTTTGGCAACGTTTACTACTCCAAGGGGAAGAGTATCTGCTGGACTGGAGCGGAGCCAGGAGAAATCTCAGAGGAGGCCAAGTTTGCACTAGTCAAAGCCACAGAGTATTACGA ATTAAACCTGTCCATTGTGAAGGACTTGGAGGATCGGGCAGCACAGGGACGAACCTATGGTAACCTAGGTAACGCATACTATCTGCTCGGAAACTTCCAGAAAACTGTGGGGGCCCATGAACAG CGTCTCCTCATCGCTAAGGAGTTTGGGGACAGGGCGGCTGAGAGGAGGGCCTACTGTAACCTAGGGAACGCCTACATCTTCCTGGGCCAGTTTGGAGTGGCAGCTGAACATTACAA GAGGACTCTGCAGCTGGCCAGGCTGCTGAAGGACAAGGCTGTGGAGGCTCAGGCCTGTTACAGCCTGGGGAACACCTACACACTGCTGCACGACTACGAGAGAGCCATCGACTACCACATCAAACACCTCATCATCGCACGGGAGCTCAAGGACAG AGTCGGGGAGGGAAGAGCGTGTTGGAGTTTAGGAAATGCTCACACGGCCCTGGGGAATCATCAGGATGCCATTCACTTTGCTGAGAAACATCTGGAGATATCCATAGAG ACTGGAGACAAAAATAGCGAGGCAACAGCCAGGATGAACTTGTCAGACCTGAAGTTATTGCTGGTTCTGGGTCAGAACCCAAGCTCAAGCCTCAACACCAACAGCAGCTCCAACTTTAACAGCAACAGCTCTGTTCTGACTGAGAACCTCAGGAAGCAGAATACCTTACCAG GCGTTAAGTCAGAAGGAAGGAGGAACAGTATGGAGAACTTGGAGGTGGTAGGACTGAGTCCTGAAAAAACTTTGGAG AACTGGGACGAAGGCGTGTTCAGGCCTCCTAATCCTAAATCCAGCATGGCCAAGGCCTCCTCCAAGCTGTTCTTTATCAACCGGCTCAGAGGGAAGAAACACAAGAAGCACAGCTCTCCTACCAGAGACGGAGTTCTCCAGGACGCCAGCAACAAACCCACAGCCCCAGAGACGGACACACAGAAGTCAGAAGCCAAG ATTGGAGGTTCTGACACTCTGGGTGATGAAGGCTTCTTCGACCTCCTAAGTCGTTTCCAGGGCAGCAGAATGGAAGACCAAAGATGCTCCTTATTGGACGACCAGAGCAGTCTcaccgaccccttctctctctgtaccaCCCCGCCCGTAGCCATGAGGAAAT TAACTACTTCCGTGTGCGAGGCCAACCTGGAGCCTGAGCATTTCCTGGACCCGCTGGCCACCTCCCAGGGCCGTCGGCTGGACGAGCAGAGAGGCAGCGTGGGCAGCAGCTTCCCCGGTCTACGTCTGTGCACCTCCAATCATTCCCTCAGCCCCCCCACCATGATCAGTCCCCTGATGACCAGTGCTGACCAGCCTCAGGCTGATGACGTTTTCTTCGACATGCTAGTCAAGTGCCAG GGTTCTAGACTGAATGACCAGCGGTGTACAGCACCCCCTCTCCCCACTAGAGGTTCTACTGTCCCAGACGAGGACTTCTTAAGCCTCATCCTGCGATCCCAGGCCAACAGGATGGACGAGCAGCGGGTCCCACTACCTCCCAGCTCTGACGCTGTCCCTAGCCAGCCCTGCCCAGACTAA